The region CGTTCATCTTCTTTGCCTTATGTTTCTCTCAACTTAAAGTCACAAAATTAACAAACATAAGCAGTGAAATTTACCAGCATATTTGAAGAAAAAAGATGATAAGATCCCTTGGGCTGCATTGTTGCATATTAAAAGCATTGTAGCCTTCGAATGTCCCTGCAGGATATCCAAGCTACTTGGACCTAAAAGCAAGCAGGTCATCCAATTACATCAGCCAGTCAACAAAAAGGATTGCGAGTGTGCTGAGCATTTTAAACTGCCTCTAAATGGCAATACTCAGCTCATCGGAAGCTTCATGCCACCAGACACGAACAGTAAATTCCAAGCTTAGTCTATGTCCTACCTTTAAAAATTGCAATTCCCAAAATGGCTAGGAAATTGAACATGGCACCATATCCGTAAAGAAATAAGTTCTGTGAAACACAAAAAGCAACCACGAGTAAATGGATGATTTAAGCTAAAGGTAAAAGACCAGAAGTGTATAACCATTTACTTGCTTTCATTAAATTACTTAGAAGTCTCCCAGAATCTATGCCATGTAAAACTACTTCAGagcctttattttccttttctcctAGTTGTTACTAAGATCCAATGGTAAAACCCATGAAAAATGTGCCATTAACTGCATCACCAGGCTcgcttaaaacaaataatatcagTACAAACTCACCTGGTGGTATATGCTTGACTCAAATTGGCTCTTTAAAGCATACTCATTGAAGACTGATGCCAGGGATGGAACAGTAACCTGCATTAATGTCATTGAGTTGAATTTCACAGTGTCATATTCTCTAGCATAATAGATACATTTAGATATTATGCacataaataaacataaacaacACTGTGATACCGATGTCTTTGCAAGATGGAGGCACAAGTCCCAGAATACTGCACAGTTAAGATTTTCATTGTTTGTGCTTTACAACTCTTTTGGTCATATCTGGGCTTTCCTTCGCTAGGTTATTTTAGCATGCTTCAGCAACCCAAATTTTATCTCATATCTTTAGCAGTTCATAGATGTTTACATCATGAAACCTGAACTATCTTGACtccaaaacccaaatccacagaaTACTTTTATTTGTCATTTAtcaatgtattattattttttattatttccattTATACATTAATCATTACTAGGGTAGGATAATCAAGACACCATCATGATATTTGAGTAGGCTTAGTAACTTGTTTTGATCATATTTCCATCAAAAGACATATATCTAGACAGATTATAAAATATGAGAATTTATTTGTGAATTCAGTCAAGTTAACACCATATTAATTggcttaatttttaaaagatagtAATGGATTTATAGATTACGGAGAGTTTTTAATGATTTAGAAATTTGGTGAAACTAACACCTTAAAGTGCAATGGTTAACTAATACTATAAAATCTGTCACCTTAAAATttgcattcattattttatttgtcTGGTTTACTACAGCTAAAGATAATTTTGTTAAATCTGTTCTAACTTTACTTGCTTCAAAAGACAAAAGGTCCAAAACAActattttatatacattttaactTATCAAATCAGAAAATTATTCCTTATTTGcacataatttcattagtatCTTTTCTTAAATTTGGATGTAAATTTACAAAATCTCAGCCAAATATTCCATTACCTACTGCAATACACTGGCACCCCTTGTTAACTGCATAAGCTATGTCTAGCTAAACTATAATCCGTAAATAAGCAATTTATGGTTTTCAACAAATATGAGCAAGGGGGAAAACATGCATCTCAGCAGTTCTACAGTATGTATAAGATCATTGCAAGATGTAATCCTCTGTAATAGAGGCAATTCAAAAGGTTTGCATATGATTAAGTAATGCAAATATTTTAACAACTTACAAAAATTAGTGTGTATAAGTATGCGCCTGTTGCAACTGGAAGACCAAATGAACTAGCACCCTCTGGTAAAGACCGCAACTGATTTATACTAATTCCAATAAGCAACAAAGCGAGAGCCTCCCActgttaaaattaaaatcaacagCAGAATATGCAGATAATTATAAGTCTGAGTTTTGGAGAATTGACTGTGATAGAGTGATGAGAAAAATCATTAACCTGAAGAATGGAAAACTTCCGTTTCATAATCATCTTTAACAAGATAGCTATTACCAAAACCTGCATATGTTGGACAGCAGTGAAACAGATTCACTAACAATCTAAATATTCtaagagaaaaatcaaaagaaacagGAGGAGCAAGTGCGTGGTACTTAATCTTTACATGGGGAAAAGAAGAATAAAGTCAGTTTTCACCAATGAGTTTTAGGTACACTGAAAAGAGTTATAAACTAACGGTATTTAGGATTCATCACATTCATTTACTGTGATGGATACctgaaaaacaaatgaaattttaaagcATAAAACTAACCAAAATTGCATTTTGTTAGAGAAAAATGGAGATTGACTAGAACCAATATTTAAATAATCATTAAGCATAGTGTATTATGCTACCTTCAGGTTGCTAAGCATCTTCACTGTCGCAGGATTGAAATAAAGCTGCAATGAATAAACAGCATAATTATAAGAAAACAAGTATGACAAAGAAACACCAAGCCGTAGAATATTAATAATAGCTGTAGATAATTGTTTACAGAAAGAGCACAATTCTATAGAACCAGGTCATGCATAaaagtaattattattatattattactattattattcaaGTGGCATAAAAGAAGCAAAAAAGATCAATATTATTATTCAAGAGACCACTGACATGAAAAACTTCAGATTCAAGTCATAAATGGTGGTTCTCAAAATTCTATAGAATCAGGTCATGCGTaaaagtaattattattattcaagaGACATAAAAGAAGAAAGATCAATAAGAAAACGACACCTGCATGATGAACTTTAGGTAATTATTAATAGCATAAAGTAGAGCTGGAACTGCAAGAAGGACATTATTTCGAGCAGCCTGTAAGGTTGAGAACAAAGAGAAAGGCATCTTGAGGTCAGAAAGAAGTTCCAGATAAATTAAACTGTAGAAACAAAGGATAACAATGAGCTAAAAAGTTCAGAAGGACATAATGCTGCATAAAGATGGTTCCTTAGCCCAAAATGAGACCGCATTAACAGTAGTAGAATATTTTAGTTTACAGAAAGCAACCTAAACAcacttttattaaccaaataagATCACATAAATGGCAGCATATTTCAGAGACCCGTAATGTAAAGGAATTAAAACATCTCACGTATTTAGAACCCAAAAGAATATACTTTTGAAGGTTCAAGGGTACCCAAACACACCTACACATCAGAAGATGCAATAATAGAACATAAACAAAACTTCCAAAATATCTTAAGTGTCAACTAAGATCACAAAGAACAATCATGTTTGTATCTCAATTAATTTTGTTATCTACCAGCAGAAAACATTCGGTTAAGCCAAATTCTTATCAGTTTCAGAGTTTTAGTGCCAGTAAGATATTATCCCATATCATTAGAACAAACTCCAAGAATTGACATTTCAACAGCCACTAAGTGCAACAATTGGTCCTCAGAATAGCCTACTAGTTTTAACCACAAGTTGCAGCCTATAATTCTAAACTCAAGATTGGactatttttcatttctttatcaaaaGCTTATAAGAAGGATGAATCATAAAACTGTCAAGATTAACAATGCTGCTAAGAATCAGTGGTGAAATTAGTGATATGGAAACTAATTATACAATTGTGCTCAGAATAGTGGCTTATGGAACTTTCTTACCTGAACTAGTGCAGAAACTGAGAGAAGAGATTTTTCCCCAACTTTCTTATGCCGAGACTTCAAAGAGAGACACAGGGAGTTAAATAAGACCAATAATTAACTTCtaatgaaggaatttaataaaaaaaaaattggcaaCACAATTCGATAAAGGCTAATTAAAGGCCTTGGACTTCCATTAATCATATGAAATGAAACTGCTCTATTCTTGCTGGATACTAACTGCAGCCAATTGAACTTATACAGGCAAGGTTAGTAACTTGCCAGCAGAATCATTTAACTCCTACTGTTTCATAAAGTAGGAGAATTTCCAAATCAGATACAAAACAGCTTATTAAAATAATTGATGAATAAAATgcatgatgaatttgaaataaacaatatatataagaGAAACAATGGTTGAAATAAATATGCATATAAGATATCCTAACCAAATTCTCCAACATGGCATTACATGCTTTAATAACACCTTGACATTACATCCTTTAGGAAAACTCAAGTTTCTACTCGATCATTGTTGAGTTGAGCTTGAAGGCAAGCAAATCGACCTATCTAACAAGCCCAATTCGAGTATTCTAATGCTTGAGTCAAGTAACTTGAAAGGCTAATTGattcttttgttatttttaatatatattttgtttttagttagTATTAGAAAATCTCAATTTGAATTCGAGCTCAAGCATAAATAATGGAGTTTAAACTAAAGCATGGGAATCTAACTCattttttaatatgtatatagGATTTTAATTAAGCCTAATCAAGCAAGCTCAAGTAGTTCGCTTTTTATCTCAAATTCAGCAAGATCAAGCATTTCACTTTTTATCTCAAAACTTTAGTAGTCAAACTCAATCAAATTTGAATCAAGCTTCTAGCCTCGAATTCAAGTCAAACACAAGCTTCTTACAGCTTGATTACACCTCTAATAATTAACTATATCTGATCAAATCAATCACTCAATGTTATTATATATGTGTAGTTTACACATGACAAGCATATAAACCGGTTGTAGATGCATTGCTATAGGATTGAAGTCCATCATTATACACAAAAGTTGCCAAACATATTTGAGGTCAGCTTATTCTAAATTTGCCAATTAACATAAAGCTAAAAATACCTGGAACAAGAGCATAACAACGGCGAAAATAACTTTGGCCACCTCAATGAGAAAGTTAACGCTAATGGGACTATACTTGAAGCCCCCATCCACCTTTGACATGTAAACCAATATGGGCTGcaataatttaatacatttatgCATATAGTGTTAAAAAACAAAGACAGCACCAACCAATATTGCAGATTGGAGAAAAAAGGGTGTTTGATGGTTAAAAGAAACGAATTTGACCTGAAAACCGACCAAAAGGCAGTCACCAGCAACCAAAATAACATTGAGGAAACGAGTTTTGGAAGAAACAAAGGTACGGTGCTTGTCGTAAGCCCTGGATATAGATTTGCTAGCCGGTGGTTCTATTTTAGAATGGCAAACACTGCATTCTATCATCCCCACCTGCTCCTGTTCCAAAACCATAGATACCAATAACAATAAccggattttttaaaaaatctagaaAATATAATCTGAAGCGGGAATTATCAGAAATTGGTGTGAAACTCGGGAAGAAGAAGAATAATTACGTGAGTAGAATAACGCGAAGCTTAAAAGGTGTGATAATGGAaggcagatcttgagagaaattCGAAACCCTAAGATCAGAATTTTGTTAAGCCTAAAAGGAAATAGAATTgcctgaaaagaaaaaaaaaatatggaaataatTCAGAGTAGGAGGAATGTGCGATGTAGAGTCGGTCGCTGGTTGCTCTTTCCTTTTTCGCTTtatgttgttttctttttaataaattcttttttgGTAACATAAACATTATATTTATAGATATAATAGGtataaattaattttgttaaataaaaaaacatatataaaattcTATTCCTAATCAACCTTAGAGtcttaaatatattaaatttcttattttaatgGATATCTATTTtctaataagaaaatatttataacataaatgctgttttgattgtaattgtaaaattaaaggtTTGATATAGATGGTGTTTTTGGtcggtttttttattttgtaaaatactAAAAGTTCTATCATACATGCATGTGTATGGAAATTTCATACTAGGGACACATATGTTAGTTTAAAAGTAACCTACAATAAACAATGAAACTTATGGTTTGAaatcaagtaataataacatacgaaatatgtacgatattaaaatgaaaaattaaattaaattgtgagtaaaattaaatttaaacatgtaaatgcATTACAATTGTATATCATGGTGATGTCATCAATCTTGAGTCAATGTCGAGTTAACTTATGATATtaactcaatcaacaacattattaatacaGACAATTACCAGAGAgaataaaatatgcatattataattaaaaagtaaattctatattaaaattaagttttaatttaatggtaaaactaatattttattgatgtaaatagTACAGTTCAAATTCAATcacatgtaatttttttattgattttttagaaacgaatatattaatatattttcgaataatataatttatttcaattacataaagatatttttgaaattttcctaaTCGAATTGGTTTTTGATTGACTCAtaacactaactcaattaatggcttaaataatagtatagataaaaagacaaaaaaatcctcaaaataatataaattaatttgtaccgagaatgattttttttataataattaatggaTGACATCAACTTAATTAGGAGTTTTATTATAGTAGAGATACATTATcgttcattttttaaaatatatttatgtttcatttatcgaatttatataaaaattaattaaattttaattttttataaaaaaataaattttattatatcttttaataatttgtttttaaattaaatagtttgtAAAATAAACTTTGAAATAAGTAGTAAAGTTTACATCTTCTAAGATTTTGTGGTTGTGTCACATATATGCCTCTATATTTTTTTATGGAGTTTATTTGGTAGGTCATTTTTTATTGGAAAGTTGgtagttaattattatttttaaggaaaaatgattaaatatgtttaatttatattttattaaaataatatatataagctttttaaattgatttttttcaacAACAAAAACATGTATCATGCAGGGGTGCAACACAAAACCACAGCCCCTTTGACATCATAAAACAAAAGGGAACAAAACATTCCAAAACATTAAGTCAATGAACATAAGTTTAATCATTTGTGTGATATTTTGTAAGTTTAATTACTTATGTGTAATATCactgaattttaaaagattattatATGATGATCAACGTTATCAATTTATTACGTTATGATAATAGAGTTATTGATTGTCGTTAACGgcatagtaataaaataatgtgtttgttaatattttttttctttttgcgcATTTTTATGtgaactttttcttcttctttttctttctatttttttccctttctttttatcttttcttcTCCTCCTCGTCTTTCTCGCAGACTTTATTTCTCTTCTTCTCAAACCATTCTTCAACCTCTTATTCTCTTTTGAAAAGCTTATTTACACTCTTCCTTCAtccctttcttctttcttaaAGGCACCAAATGATACATACACGGatagggtgaaatttattaaatttcattcatcaAAGTTGCCAATGTTCAAGTTCGAAAAATCAGTTGACTTGTGGCGAGTTTTTGGAAGGGATCTAGACATTTCTGGGTTGAGATGTCTATAGAGTTTAAAGATCTATCTCTTAACTTTGAAACGCATTTTGAATcacttaattttgaatttaagaactcaagttatgaccattttaatGAGTATTGCATAAGCAAAGTTTCTGGACGAGATTATTATGGAAATTACGAGTCTCAgacttttaattcgagtttaaatcatattggattcaattaaaaaattcgTACAATGACTGCATTGAATATCTCATAACACACacctaggggctaaattgaataactaaaaaaatacataattggTTTACTAACATCTTaaactaaaaacatcaaaattaaacccaaattattaatctCCCTCCATCCCCAAGCACTCACCACCCGCATCATCATTCACTTTAAGGGTTCGAGTTGAAATCTCACTGGTTAACTTTTGGTATTAgtatttataatttgtaaaaattgaggatttagtctttataatttaatttaatcaattataaGCTTTGTACTTTTCGAATTAGTCAATTTTAGTCCCTACactttttgaatattaaaatttcagtttTGACCCTAACAGTAGAATTTAAAtccatttggttaaattcaattactagtcttaTATTATGTGAACATTTATAGATTTAGTCCATGTTTTCCAATCGGATTATTCTAAGTACCTATACTTTttggatttttgaaattttaatattgataCAAATGACACCCGTTAATCCATTAACTAAAAATTTAGTGAGTAATACATGGAAATAATAAATTGACATGGCATTACACATGACAATACTTTTGCCTCATCGAAATTTGGAAATAACAaaacttaacttaatgaatttaacgatTATCATTTGGtgatgattgaaattttaaaattatagagACAAAACATGACCAAATCAAAGTATAGGAGCTAAATCCACAATTTTTTtgcaaagtacagggactaatagtATAATTTAACCGATTATCGTCCACAATCATACCATATTTCTTTGGTTAAAATACGCAATTTGTCCATGTACTTTGataaaaatttgagatttagtttgcacttaaaaagttataaattaagtCCTCCTACTTTCCTAATTGCAAATTCTCAGTCTAGTCATTAactttgttaatattttttttgtaaaaatttgtcAACTTGGCATATTAATTAGGCTATCCTCATGTGACATTATATATTATTgacaaaaaataaacatattaagttGACAAATGCCGATAGAAACTACCAAAAAAATAATGGTTGGAATACGATTCTCAAATTGAAAAAGTATGATGATTggatttttaagttttaaagtaaaaagactaaatctcaaattcagtaaagtacagggactaatggCATATTTTTAACCTATTTCtttcattattcaatttaaagTCTGAACCCAAAATCTCCTTTGCACCTCTTTTTGTCCCTTGTTTCCTTAGCCCATCACCGGCCTGTCAGCGTTTAAACCATTCAAAACGTTGCCTTGGCCCACTATAGGCCTATCAATTTAAAATGCCAACTGTTAAAATATGTAACAAGTCATTGCACTCCTcatgaatttagaatttagtccttctacttttcagattttaaaatttaggtccaaCTGTTAACTCTgttaaaattcaaatccaacaaGATTTAGAGTTAATAACTAaactgaattttgaaatataaaaaatagagagattaaattcaaaatttataaaaaatacaaaaacttatGTCATATTTTAACCTGGGCCTCAATATGTAGCAAAATTCAACTAATGAATTGGTTTTTTAATGAGACCAACTTAAGGCAAAATTTGACTAATAAATTGCTAT is a window of Gossypium hirsutum isolate 1008001.06 chromosome D08, Gossypium_hirsutum_v2.1, whole genome shotgun sequence DNA encoding:
- the LOC107909113 gene encoding CMP-sialic acid transporter 2; amino-acid sequence: MIECSVCHSKIEPPASKSISRAYDKHRTFVSSKTRFLNVILVAGDCLLVGFQPILVYMSKVDGGFKYSPISVNFLIEVAKVIFAVVMLLFQSRHKKVGEKSLLSVSALVQAARNNVLLAVPALLYAINNYLKFIMQLYFNPATVKMLSNLKVLVIAILLKMIMKRKFSILQWEALALLLIGISINQLRSLPEGASSFGLPVATGAYLYTLIFVTVPSLASVFNEYALKSQFESSIYHQNLFLYGYGAMFNFLAILGIAIFKGPSSLDILQGHSKATMLLICNNAAQGILSSFFFKYADTILKKYSSTIATIFTGIASAVLFGHTLTINFVLGISVVIISMHQFFSSYSKVKDEQRSGNFKMVESIDSQRSRDASFPNKTDVSENASHHVNEEKGPLLPV